One genomic region from Cyanobium usitatum str. Tous encodes:
- the lipA gene encoding lipoyl synthase, translating to MLKPDWLRVKAPQRERIGEVADLLQDLKLNTVCQEASCPNIGECFAGGTATFLIMGPGCTRACPYCDIDFDKSVRELDPSEPERLGEAVARLGLSHVVITSVNRDDLADGGARQFVACIEQVRQRSPLTTIELLIPDFCGNWDALAAVMEGAPEVLNHNIETVPRLYKKARPQGIYERSLELLQRVRSGWPRTYTKSGLMTGLGESDVEVKEVMADLRSHQVDIVTIGQYLSPGPKHLPVDRFVTPEQFQAFRAMGEQELGFLQVVSSPLTRSSYHAGEVQRLIREYPR from the coding sequence TTGCTCAAACCCGACTGGCTGCGCGTCAAGGCCCCCCAGCGGGAGCGGATCGGCGAAGTGGCAGACCTGCTGCAAGATCTCAAGCTCAACACCGTCTGCCAGGAAGCCAGCTGCCCCAACATCGGCGAGTGCTTTGCCGGCGGCACGGCCACCTTTTTGATCATGGGGCCCGGCTGCACCCGCGCCTGCCCCTACTGCGACATCGACTTCGACAAGAGCGTGCGGGAGCTCGACCCCAGCGAACCTGAACGGCTGGGGGAAGCGGTGGCGCGCCTGGGCCTGAGCCACGTGGTGATCACCTCGGTCAACCGCGACGACCTGGCCGATGGCGGCGCCAGACAGTTTGTGGCCTGCATTGAGCAGGTGCGCCAGCGCTCACCACTCACCACGATCGAGCTGCTGATCCCGGATTTCTGCGGCAACTGGGACGCCCTGGCCGCCGTTATGGAAGGCGCCCCTGAGGTGCTCAACCACAACATCGAGACCGTGCCCAGGCTCTACAAAAAAGCCAGGCCCCAGGGCATCTACGAACGCTCCCTGGAGCTGCTGCAGCGGGTGCGTAGCGGCTGGCCGCGCACCTACACCAAATCAGGCCTGATGACTGGACTGGGGGAGAGCGACGTTGAGGTGAAAGAGGTAATGGCCGATCTACGCAGCCACCAGGTGGACATCGTGACAATCGGCCAGTACCTCTCGCCAGGCCCCAAACACCTGCCGGTGGATCGCTTCGTGACCCCGGAGCAATTCCAGGCCTTCCGGGCCATGGGGGAGCAGGAGCTGGGCTTCCTGCAAGTGGTGAGCAGCCCGCTCACCCGCAGCAGTTACCACGCCGGCGAGGTGCAGCGGCTGATTCGGGAGTATCCGCGCTAA
- a CDS encoding AIR synthase, with product MAKAHSLRVTAAAAAELGRHAAVAGTPGMMHLDLVDGRCERWAIRLRPGHLAGTPIARADGITLYAPAEQLNLLSGLSLDYRGDISGGGFLVRPGEGTVTCACGTAFSRSGGGRQATQ from the coding sequence ATGGCCAAGGCGCACAGCCTGCGCGTGACCGCCGCCGCCGCCGCCGAGCTGGGCCGGCACGCAGCTGTGGCGGGCACCCCCGGGATGATGCATCTGGATCTAGTAGATGGGCGCTGTGAGCGCTGGGCGATTCGCTTGCGCCCCGGCCACCTGGCGGGCACGCCGATTGCCCGCGCCGATGGCATCACCCTTTATGCGCCAGCAGAGCAGCTGAACCTGCTGAGCGGCCTGAGCCTGGACTACCGGGGTGACATCAGCGGCGGCGGCTTTTTGGTACGTCCAGGCGAAGGCACGGTGACTTGCGCCTGCGGCACTGCCTTCAGTCGCTCAGGAGGAGGGCGACAGGCGACCCAGTAA
- the cobJ gene encoding precorrin-3B C(17)-methyltransferase yields the protein MTSPNNRPEQDAPRARRWGLGFSPASTPVLNQLLQSGLIDSQAGPDDQIAAGDCLVEQWSTASGFVVVGACGLVTRLIAPLLVNKERDPAVVVVDPQGRFAIPLLGGHAAGAERLSHQIAACLGGQAVLTGATAAAGLLSLDSFGKDWGWQRGKGDWSALMRKATHVDQPLRLEAHHGSRRWLELEAATCLLERAGGSGENPEADLVVDIHTGAGCRWHPPSLWLGMGCERNTSLSLLERLLEQTLGDQQLAPESVAGLASVDRKADEPALLALAAKRGWPVRWFGADSLAAVPVPTPSAAVAQEMGTASVAEAAALLAAGPAAQLLQTKRIEHANPGELGAATLALALAESQWAPERGQLHLVGSGPGSLELLTADARRALSEATVWVGYGLYLDLLEPLRRTDQLRWNGQLTEERARCALALELASQGLNVALVSSGDSGIYAMAGLALELWLASPADGRPSFSVHPGISALQLAAARAGAPLMHDFCTISLSDRLTPWGVIEKRLQAAAAGDFVVALYNPRSLGRDWQLARARELLLEGRPASTPVALARQLGRADEAVSLHSLGELPVEQVDMLTLVLIGNSSSYAKDGCMVTPRGYPGAELS from the coding sequence GTGACTTCACCAAACAACCGCCCCGAGCAGGACGCGCCGCGCGCCCGCCGCTGGGGACTGGGCTTCAGCCCTGCCAGCACCCCGGTGCTGAACCAGCTCCTTCAGTCCGGCCTGATCGACTCCCAGGCGGGGCCTGACGACCAGATCGCCGCAGGAGACTGCTTAGTTGAACAGTGGTCAACGGCCAGCGGCTTTGTAGTCGTTGGTGCCTGTGGCCTTGTGACCAGGCTGATTGCGCCGCTGCTCGTGAATAAAGAGCGCGATCCCGCCGTGGTGGTGGTGGATCCCCAGGGTCGGTTCGCCATTCCCCTGCTAGGCGGGCACGCGGCCGGGGCCGAGCGACTGAGCCACCAGATTGCCGCCTGCCTGGGCGGCCAGGCCGTGCTCACCGGGGCAACGGCTGCAGCAGGGTTACTAAGCCTCGACAGCTTCGGCAAAGACTGGGGTTGGCAGCGGGGAAAGGGCGATTGGAGCGCTCTGATGCGTAAGGCAACCCATGTGGATCAACCGCTGCGGCTGGAAGCTCACCACGGCAGCCGCCGCTGGCTGGAGCTCGAGGCCGCAACCTGCCTGCTAGAGCGCGCTGGTGGCTCTGGCGAGAACCCAGAGGCGGATCTGGTCGTAGATATCCACACCGGCGCTGGCTGCCGCTGGCATCCGCCGAGCCTTTGGCTTGGTATGGGCTGTGAACGCAACACCAGCCTGAGCCTGCTAGAGCGCTTGCTGGAACAGACCCTGGGCGACCAGCAATTGGCACCTGAATCCGTAGCTGGTTTGGCGAGCGTCGACCGCAAGGCCGATGAGCCGGCCCTGCTTGCTCTGGCAGCTAAAAGAGGCTGGCCAGTGCGCTGGTTTGGGGCCGATTCCCTAGCGGCAGTACCAGTACCCACCCCATCGGCGGCCGTGGCCCAGGAGATGGGCACCGCAAGCGTGGCCGAGGCCGCAGCCCTGCTGGCAGCTGGCCCCGCAGCCCAATTGCTGCAAACCAAGCGCATCGAGCATGCCAACCCAGGCGAGCTCGGGGCAGCTACCCTGGCGCTAGCGCTGGCCGAGAGTCAATGGGCTCCCGAGCGGGGCCAGCTGCACCTGGTGGGCAGTGGCCCAGGCAGCCTGGAGCTGCTTACTGCGGATGCCCGCCGCGCCCTATCGGAAGCCACGGTGTGGGTGGGGTACGGCCTCTACCTCGACCTGCTTGAACCGCTGCGGCGAACTGATCAGCTGCGCTGGAACGGCCAACTCACCGAGGAGCGGGCCCGCTGCGCCCTGGCCCTGGAGCTGGCGAGCCAGGGGCTGAATGTGGCCCTGGTCTCCTCTGGCGACAGCGGCATCTACGCCATGGCCGGCCTGGCCCTGGAGCTTTGGCTGGCCAGCCCAGCCGATGGCCGGCCCAGCTTCAGCGTGCATCCGGGCATCTCGGCCCTGCAACTCGCCGCTGCCAGGGCCGGAGCTCCCTTGATGCACGATTTCTGCACCATCAGCCTCAGCGACCGACTCACCCCTTGGGGAGTGATCGAAAAGCGGCTGCAAGCAGCGGCTGCGGGAGACTTTGTAGTAGCCCTCTACAACCCCCGCTCCCTGGGCCGCGACTGGCAACTGGCCCGAGCCAGGGAGCTGCTGCTGGAGGGCCGGCCGGCCTCAACACCGGTAGCCCTGGCCCGCCAACTGGGGCGAGCCGATGAGGCCGTCAGCCTGCACAGCCTGGGCGAATTACCGGTGGAGCAAGTGGACATGCTGACCCTGGTGCTGATTGGCAATAGCAGCAGCTACGCCAAAGACGGATGCATGGTGACTCCCAGGGGTTACCCGGGAGCCGAGCTCAGCTGA
- a CDS encoding phosphodiester glycosidase family protein — translation MASTAFLAGWLLVLCLPGVGRAMPITPPPPPPLVPIGAAAATERRGSSIRINGRLQSARWLWIGGLGNTPQQLWIPLEVLENQLGVTSRSRSDGALELEWFGQELKVPASAQRSLEDEVAVEVSSLFGRIGVGLRREGSLLSLELARPQLLQVRSSNPGPVKRIVLDLGGPATIGRDDAGLVVDLLSRSDQQTLLGSLGLQAQQGSTGLRLKPSAAKLTRVFSLGEPNRVVIEWPDQGAASRPDSPAPIDPRLQALLGKELHWDRLVRQGVRINAIRIDPLNASLQLRPLARPGAMEGLSSLVQLANQQQAWVAINGGYFNRVKRLPLGALKQDGRWLSGPILNRGVAAWDERTMPRFGRLQLSEWVVGPGALRLPVAVVNSGYVQRGISRYTADWGPNYRALSGSETGLLIQGGLVRQQFGPSELDAGVPLRGDDLLLVGRGGSELPWGLGDRLQIESRPSSNLGLATHVIGGGPLLLQAGRIVLNGAAENFSSAFLNQGAPRTVLARDDRQIWLITLEGIQDSGPSLGETAALLQQLGLQDALNLDGGSSTGLVLGGSLQVKGRGVAGSVHNGVGLVP, via the coding sequence ATGGCCTCTACTGCATTCCTGGCTGGCTGGCTCCTGGTTCTGTGCCTGCCAGGGGTCGGCCGGGCCATGCCGATTACGCCGCCGCCGCCACCGCCGCTGGTCCCAATCGGTGCGGCCGCCGCAACTGAGCGCCGGGGCAGCAGTATCCGCATCAACGGCCGGCTCCAGAGCGCCCGCTGGCTCTGGATTGGGGGCTTGGGCAACACGCCCCAACAACTGTGGATACCCCTAGAGGTGCTCGAGAACCAGCTCGGGGTCACCAGCCGCAGCCGCAGCGATGGCGCTCTGGAGCTGGAGTGGTTTGGCCAGGAACTCAAGGTTCCCGCCAGCGCCCAACGCAGCCTTGAAGACGAGGTAGCGGTAGAGGTGAGCAGCCTGTTCGGCCGCATCGGCGTGGGCCTACGCCGGGAGGGCAGCCTGCTCAGCCTGGAGCTGGCCAGGCCCCAGCTACTCCAGGTGCGCAGCTCAAACCCTGGCCCCGTCAAGCGAATCGTGCTCGATCTGGGCGGCCCGGCGACCATTGGTAGAGACGACGCCGGACTGGTGGTCGACCTGCTCAGCCGCAGCGACCAACAGACCCTGCTGGGGAGCCTGGGCCTCCAGGCCCAGCAGGGCAGCACCGGGCTAAGGCTCAAACCCTCCGCAGCCAAATTGACGCGGGTATTCAGCCTGGGCGAACCCAACCGGGTGGTGATCGAGTGGCCGGACCAGGGGGCCGCTAGCCGCCCCGACAGTCCAGCCCCGATCGATCCGCGCCTGCAGGCCCTGCTTGGCAAAGAACTTCACTGGGATCGCCTGGTGCGCCAGGGGGTGCGCATTAACGCGATCCGCATTGATCCACTTAACGCCTCATTGCAGCTGCGGCCCCTGGCTAGGCCTGGAGCCATGGAGGGCCTCAGCTCCCTGGTGCAGCTTGCCAACCAGCAGCAGGCCTGGGTAGCGATCAATGGGGGTTACTTCAACCGGGTAAAGCGCCTGCCCTTGGGGGCTCTAAAACAAGACGGCCGCTGGCTTTCCGGGCCAATTTTGAACCGGGGAGTCGCCGCCTGGGACGAGCGAACCATGCCCCGCTTTGGCCGGCTACAGCTTTCAGAATGGGTTGTGGGTCCAGGAGCTCTGCGTCTACCGGTCGCCGTTGTCAACAGTGGCTACGTGCAGCGAGGCATCAGCCGCTATACCGCCGATTGGGGGCCCAACTACCGAGCCCTCAGTGGCTCTGAGACTGGCTTATTAATCCAAGGAGGCCTGGTGCGGCAGCAGTTTGGCCCCTCCGAACTGGATGCGGGTGTGCCGCTACGGGGCGATGACCTGCTGCTGGTGGGAAGGGGCGGCAGTGAGCTGCCCTGGGGCTTAGGCGATCGGCTCCAGATCGAAAGCCGCCCCAGCAGCAACCTCGGCCTCGCAACACACGTGATCGGCGGGGGGCCATTGCTTTTGCAGGCTGGCCGCATCGTGCTCAATGGCGCCGCTGAAAACTTCAGTTCCGCCTTCCTCAACCAAGGAGCACCCCGCACCGTGCTGGCCAGAGACGACCGCCAGATTTGGCTGATCACCCTGGAAGGGATCCAGGACAGCGGCCCCTCCCTGGGGGAAACCGCCGCCCTGCTGCAACAGCTAGGCCTGCAAGACGCCCTGAATCTCGATGGCGGCAGCTCCACCGGCCTGGTGCTGGGGGGGTCCCTGCAGGTAAAAGGGCGAGGTGTGGCCGGATCGGTTCACAACGGTGTCGGCCTGGTGCCGTGA
- the rpsL gene encoding 30S ribosomal protein S12, with the protein MPTIQQLIRTERQSLSRKTKSPALRACPERRGVCTRVYTSTPKKPNSALRKVARVRLTSGFEVTAYIPGIGHNLQEHSVVLIRGGRVKDLPGVRYHIIRGTLDTAGVKDRRQSRSKYGAKTPKS; encoded by the coding sequence ATGCCCACCATTCAGCAGCTAATCCGTACTGAGCGCCAGAGTCTTTCCCGGAAGACCAAGTCGCCCGCCCTGCGCGCTTGCCCCGAGCGCCGCGGTGTGTGCACACGCGTGTACACCTCCACCCCCAAGAAGCCGAATTCGGCCCTGCGCAAGGTGGCTCGGGTGCGTCTCACCTCTGGCTTTGAGGTGACCGCCTACATCCCCGGCATTGGGCACAACCTTCAGGAGCACTCCGTGGTTCTGATCCGGGGTGGACGCGTCAAGGATCTGCCTGGCGTCCGCTACCACATCATCCGCGGCACCTTGGACACCGCGGGCGTTAAGGACCGTCGCCAGTCCCGCTCCAAGTACGGCGCCAAGACCCCAAAGAGCTGA
- a CDS encoding glutamate synthase-related protein: MPHFSRPVWPHCDSAAPAAVAGEKDACGVGFLANLQGEASHWVLQQALRGLDCMEHRGGCGGDGDSGDGAGVLCGIPWSYLEEVWPEAAAAKGAARGLGMVFLPADAAKREQAKLFCDDEAAKLGLVSLGWRAVPLDASVLGPLARQTAPAIEQWLLAADQAGDDLEALLFRLRRRCGDRARAVWGPGPGELYFASLSSRTVVYKGMVRSAVLSAFYGDLRDARFAVSFAVYHRRFSTNTLPRWPLAQPMRLLGHNGEINTLLGNLNWARASEANLDAVWGEAAAELKPVVNPAFSDSANLDATLELLVRSGRPITESLLTLVPEAFRDQPELADKPDIQSFYEYSACTQEPWDGPALLVFADGRCVGATLDRNGLRPARYCITSDGFVVMGSETGVVELEESRIIEKGRLGPGQMLAVDLEQGRLLRNWEVKAEVAARHPYGDWLAQHRRNLVPQPWTQERQLGDLELLQQQTAFGFTAEDFELVIEDMAGAAKEPTYCMGDDIPLAVLSDKPHLLYDYFKQRFAQVTNPPIDPLREKLVMSLEMHLGKRGSPLRPEAASAAVLHLASPILNEAELAAVSQQGLLTTTLSTLMAVTDGPGGLEVAVQRLRSAAEAAVRAGSQILVLSDRGGEAGGINATTATIPPLLAVGAVHHHLLNLGLRLQASLVVETAQCWSTHHLACLIGYGASAVCPWLTWETSRHWLAHPRVQKLIETGKLPALSPDQVQANVRKALEDGLRKILSKIGISLLASYHGAQIFEAIGLGADLIQLAFSGTTSRVAGLSLGELASETLSFHAKAFPELNRTKLEFMGFVQYRTGGEYHLNSPEMAKALHAAVKAGPGYDHFSTYKTLLEHRPVTALRDLLELKPAPAPLPIEQVESVESICSRFCTGGMSLGALSREAHEVLAIAMNRIGGKSNSGEGGEDPARFGLLSDVDGDGHSPTLPSLNGLRNGDTACSAIKQIASGRFGVTPEYLRSGRQLEIKVAQGAKPGEGGQLPGPKVDPYIAWLRNSKAGVALISPPPHHDIYSIEDLAQLIHDLHQVHPAAKVSVKLVAEIGIGTIAAGVAKANADVIQISGHDGGTGASPLSSIKHAGSPWELGLTEVHRSLLENGLRDRVLLRADGGLKTGWDVIIAALLGAEEYGFGSVAMIAEGCIMARVCHTNNCPVGVATQKENLRKRFPGVPEHVVNFFLFVAEEVRQLLSVLGVARLEDLIGRSELLQPRAVALAKTQALDLSCLIDPIPAASDRAWLQHDAQAHGNGPILEDQLLADAEVMAAIEGHGRVARTLAIVNTDRSVGARLSGEIAARHGNTGFGGQLDLTYEGAAGQSFGAFVLQGMNVRLVGEANDYVGKGLNGGRLTVVPPAGVNDPGNQVILGNTCLYGATGGELFALGRAGERFGVRNSGAKTVVEGAGDHCCEYMTGGVVVVLGSTGRNVAAGMTGGVAFILDESGGLAERVNPEIVAICELTTPEQDALLKPLLEAHLQATGSAKAAEILADWDGWRGRFKLLVPPSEKASVGLAERQAVAA; the protein is encoded by the coding sequence ATGCCTCACTTCTCTCGCCCTGTTTGGCCCCATTGCGATAGCGCTGCTCCGGCCGCGGTCGCTGGCGAAAAGGACGCCTGTGGTGTGGGCTTTCTGGCAAATCTTCAGGGCGAAGCCAGCCACTGGGTGCTGCAGCAGGCCCTGCGCGGCCTCGACTGCATGGAACACCGCGGTGGTTGCGGTGGCGATGGTGATTCCGGCGATGGGGCCGGGGTGCTCTGCGGCATCCCCTGGAGCTATCTAGAAGAGGTATGGCCCGAGGCGGCGGCAGCCAAGGGAGCGGCTCGCGGGCTGGGCATGGTTTTCCTGCCAGCCGATGCTGCAAAGCGCGAGCAGGCAAAACTTTTTTGTGATGATGAGGCCGCCAAGCTGGGGCTGGTCAGTCTGGGTTGGCGTGCAGTCCCTCTGGATGCATCTGTTCTCGGCCCCCTGGCCCGCCAGACCGCTCCGGCCATTGAGCAGTGGCTGCTTGCCGCTGACCAAGCCGGTGATGACCTGGAAGCGCTGCTGTTTCGGCTGCGCCGCCGTTGCGGCGATCGGGCCCGCGCCGTTTGGGGGCCAGGGCCAGGTGAGCTCTATTTCGCCTCCCTGAGCAGCCGAACTGTTGTCTACAAGGGCATGGTGCGTTCAGCGGTGCTGTCTGCTTTCTATGGCGACCTGCGCGATGCACGCTTTGCCGTGAGCTTTGCGGTGTACCACCGCCGTTTCAGTACCAACACCCTGCCCCGCTGGCCCCTGGCCCAGCCCATGCGGCTGCTCGGTCACAACGGCGAGATCAACACCTTGTTGGGCAACCTCAACTGGGCAAGGGCTTCGGAAGCCAATCTCGATGCGGTATGGGGGGAGGCGGCTGCAGAACTGAAGCCAGTGGTGAACCCCGCCTTCAGCGATTCCGCCAACCTCGACGCCACCCTTGAACTGCTGGTGCGCAGCGGCAGGCCGATCACCGAGAGCCTGCTCACCCTGGTGCCAGAAGCTTTCCGCGACCAGCCCGAGCTGGCAGATAAGCCCGATATCCAGTCTTTTTACGAGTATTCCGCCTGCACCCAGGAGCCCTGGGATGGTCCGGCCCTGCTGGTGTTCGCCGATGGTCGCTGCGTGGGAGCGACCCTGGATCGCAACGGCCTGCGCCCAGCCCGCTACTGCATTACCAGCGATGGTTTCGTGGTGATGGGCTCAGAAACCGGTGTGGTCGAGCTTGAGGAGAGCCGCATCATCGAAAAGGGTCGCCTCGGCCCTGGCCAGATGCTGGCAGTGGATCTGGAGCAGGGCCGCCTGCTACGCAATTGGGAGGTGAAGGCCGAGGTGGCCGCCCGCCATCCCTACGGTGACTGGCTGGCGCAGCATCGCCGCAACCTTGTCCCCCAGCCCTGGACCCAGGAGCGTCAGCTGGGAGATCTGGAGCTGCTGCAACAGCAAACGGCCTTTGGCTTCACCGCCGAAGACTTCGAGCTGGTGATCGAGGACATGGCCGGCGCGGCCAAGGAGCCCACCTACTGCATGGGCGATGACATCCCCCTGGCGGTGCTCTCAGACAAGCCCCACCTCCTCTACGACTACTTCAAGCAGCGCTTCGCCCAAGTCACCAACCCGCCGATCGATCCGCTGCGGGAAAAGCTGGTGATGAGCCTGGAGATGCACCTGGGCAAGCGGGGCTCGCCGCTGCGCCCCGAAGCTGCCTCGGCGGCGGTGCTGCACCTGGCCAGCCCGATCCTCAATGAGGCGGAGCTGGCGGCGGTGAGCCAGCAGGGCCTGCTCACCACCACCCTTTCCACGCTGATGGCCGTCACCGACGGGCCCGGAGGTCTCGAGGTTGCGGTGCAGCGCCTGCGCAGCGCTGCCGAGGCGGCCGTGCGCGCCGGCAGCCAGATCCTGGTGCTCAGCGATCGGGGCGGCGAGGCTGGTGGGATCAATGCCACCACGGCCACCATTCCACCGCTGCTGGCCGTCGGCGCGGTGCATCACCACCTGCTCAACCTGGGCTTGCGGCTGCAGGCTTCCCTGGTGGTGGAAACGGCCCAGTGCTGGAGCACTCACCACCTGGCCTGCCTGATCGGTTATGGCGCCAGTGCCGTTTGCCCCTGGCTCACCTGGGAAACCAGCCGCCACTGGCTAGCCCACCCCCGGGTGCAGAAGCTGATCGAAACCGGCAAGCTGCCGGCGCTCAGCCCCGATCAGGTGCAGGCAAATGTGCGCAAGGCCCTAGAAGACGGCCTGCGCAAGATCCTCTCCAAGATAGGCATCTCCCTGCTGGCCAGCTATCACGGCGCCCAGATCTTCGAAGCCATCGGCCTTGGCGCCGATCTGATCCAGCTTGCCTTCAGTGGCACCACCAGCCGGGTGGCTGGCCTGAGCTTGGGCGAGCTGGCCAGCGAAACCCTCAGCTTCCATGCCAAGGCCTTCCCCGAGCTCAACCGCACCAAGCTCGAGTTCATGGGCTTCGTGCAATACCGCACTGGCGGCGAGTATCACCTCAATAGCCCGGAGATGGCTAAAGCCCTGCATGCCGCCGTCAAGGCGGGCCCCGGCTACGACCACTTCTCCACCTACAAAACCCTGCTGGAGCACCGGCCAGTCACGGCCCTGCGGGACCTGCTGGAACTCAAGCCCGCTCCCGCCCCACTGCCGATCGAGCAGGTGGAGAGCGTGGAGAGCATCTGCAGCCGCTTTTGCACCGGAGGCATGAGCCTCGGTGCCCTTTCGCGCGAGGCCCACGAGGTGTTAGCCATCGCCATGAACCGCATCGGCGGCAAGAGCAATAGCGGTGAGGGCGGTGAAGATCCGGCCCGCTTCGGGCTGCTCAGCGATGTGGACGGCGACGGTCATTCGCCGACCCTGCCCAGCCTCAATGGCCTGCGCAACGGTGATACCGCCTGCTCCGCCATCAAGCAGATCGCCTCAGGGCGCTTCGGTGTGACCCCCGAATATCTGCGCAGTGGCCGCCAGCTGGAGATCAAGGTGGCCCAGGGGGCTAAGCCGGGGGAGGGAGGCCAGCTGCCCGGTCCGAAGGTCGACCCCTACATCGCCTGGCTGCGCAACAGCAAGGCCGGCGTGGCGCTGATTTCGCCGCCTCCCCACCACGACATCTATTCGATCGAGGATTTAGCCCAGCTGATCCACGACCTGCACCAGGTGCACCCCGCCGCCAAGGTGAGCGTGAAGCTGGTGGCGGAAATCGGCATCGGCACCATCGCCGCCGGTGTGGCCAAGGCCAACGCCGATGTGATTCAGATCTCCGGCCACGACGGCGGCACGGGCGCTTCACCGCTCAGCTCGATCAAACATGCCGGCAGTCCCTGGGAGCTGGGCCTCACTGAGGTGCACCGGTCCCTGCTCGAGAACGGCCTGCGCGATCGGGTGCTGCTGCGGGCCGATGGCGGCCTCAAAACCGGCTGGGACGTGATCATCGCCGCCCTGCTGGGCGCTGAGGAATACGGCTTCGGCTCGGTGGCGATGATCGCCGAGGGCTGCATCATGGCCCGCGTTTGCCACACCAATAACTGCCCGGTGGGGGTGGCTACCCAGAAGGAGAACCTGCGCAAGCGCTTCCCCGGCGTGCCCGAGCACGTGGTGAACTTCTTCCTGTTTGTGGCCGAGGAGGTGCGCCAGCTGCTGAGCGTGCTCGGTGTTGCCCGTCTCGAGGATCTGATCGGTCGCAGTGAGCTGCTGCAGCCCCGCGCCGTGGCCCTGGCCAAAACCCAGGCCCTCGATCTCTCCTGTCTGATCGATCCAATCCCAGCCGCCTCCGATCGCGCCTGGCTGCAGCACGACGCCCAGGCCCATGGCAATGGCCCGATCCTGGAAGACCAGCTGCTTGCCGATGCCGAGGTGATGGCCGCGATTGAGGGCCACGGCCGCGTGGCCCGCACCCTGGCGATCGTGAACACCGACCGCAGCGTGGGCGCCCGCCTCTCCGGCGAGATCGCCGCCCGCCATGGCAACACCGGCTTCGGTGGCCAGCTTGACCTCACCTACGAAGGGGCCGCCGGCCAGAGCTTCGGGGCCTTCGTGCTCCAGGGCATGAACGTGCGCCTGGTGGGTGAGGCCAACGACTACGTGGGCAAGGGCCTTAATGGCGGACGCCTCACCGTGGTGCCCCCTGCCGGCGTCAACGACCCTGGTAACCAGGTGATCCTGGGCAACACCTGTCTTTATGGCGCCACCGGTGGAGAGCTGTTTGCCCTAGGCCGCGCCGGTGAGCGCTTTGGCGTGCGCAACAGCGGGGCCAAAACCGTGGTGGAGGGCGCCGGCGATCACTGCTGCGAATACATGACCGGTGGGGTGGTAGTGGTGCTGGGCAGCACCGGTCGCAATGTGGCCGCCGGCATGACCGGTGGTGTGGCCTTCATCCTTGACGAGAGCGGCGGCTTGGCGGAGCGGGTAAACCCTGAAATTGTGGCCATTTGCGAGCTCACAACCCCAGAGCAGGATGCCCTGCTCAAGCCGCTGCTGGAGGCGCACCTCCAGGCCACCGGCAGCGCCAAGGCGGCTGAAATCCTGGCCGATTGGGATGGCTGGAGGGGCCGTTTCAAGCTGCTGGTGCCCCCCAGCGAGAAGGCCAGCGTGGGTCTGGCGGAACGGCAGGCCGTGGCGGCTTAG
- the rpsG gene encoding 30S ribosomal protein S7 — MSRRNAAEKRPVLPDPQFNSRLASMIVARLMKHGKKSTAQRILSDAFSLINDRTGTDPLELFETAVRNATPLVEVRARRVGGATYQVPMEVRQERGTAMALRWLVNFSRARNGRSMAQKLAGELMDAANEAGSAVRKREETHKMAEANKAFAHYRY; from the coding sequence ATGTCTCGCCGCAATGCCGCCGAGAAGCGCCCAGTGCTTCCCGACCCCCAGTTCAACAGCCGCCTGGCCTCCATGATCGTGGCCCGGCTCATGAAGCACGGCAAAAAGTCGACAGCACAGCGCATCCTTTCGGATGCCTTCTCCTTGATCAACGACCGCACCGGTACTGATCCCCTGGAGCTGTTTGAAACAGCTGTACGCAATGCCACTCCGTTGGTTGAGGTTCGTGCCCGCCGGGTTGGCGGTGCCACTTACCAGGTGCCGATGGAAGTTCGCCAGGAGCGCGGTACAGCCATGGCCCTGCGCTGGCTGGTGAATTTCTCCCGCGCCCGCAACGGTCGCAGCATGGCCCAGAAATTGGCCGGTGAGCTGATGGATGCAGCCAATGAAGCCGGTAGCGCGGTTCGCAAGCGGGAAGAGACCCACAAGATGGCTGAAGCCAACAAGGCTTTCGCCCACTACCGCTACTGA